One stretch of Rhea pennata isolate bPtePen1 chromosome 23, bPtePen1.pri, whole genome shotgun sequence DNA includes these proteins:
- the GALE gene encoding UDP-glucose 4-epimerase isoform X1 — translation MAEKILVTGGAGYIGSHCVLELVEAGYVPVVIDNFHNAIRGADVLPESLQRVQQIVHQPIFFQELDITDEAALQELFSKHRFSAVMHFAGLKAVGESVQKPLEYYRVNLTGTIRLLEAMKAHGVRNIVFSSSATVYGDPKYLPLDENHPVGGCTNPYGKSKYFIEEMIRDLCKAEKDWNAVILRYFNPIGAHESGMIGEDPQGIPNNLMPYVAQVAVGRRDVLSVFGDDYNTDDGTGVRDYIHVVDLAKGHIAALKKLKDNCGCKVLRALSTIWAQALAILSSRWSEPWRKPRGGRSSTRSQAGGREMWPPAMPTRHWLSVSWAGKLLLAWTRCVRTCGDGSCRTPRASATTELALGPQARLAAAGPCWAALPVPSRSPSEVVMILDEFPTPLSHPTFAWAGGPSASSLFFLLSPGPLHLIDQPETQGKAHPGPGLGQRQKIPS, via the exons ATGGCAGAGAAGATCCTGGTGACTGGTGGAGCTGGTTATATTGGCAGCCACTGTGTGCTGGAGCTGGTGGAGGCCGGCTACGTCCCCGTGGTCATCGACAACTTTCACAACGCCATCCGAG GGGCAGATGTGCTCCCTGAGAGCCTCCAGCGTGTGCAGCAGATCGTGCACCAGCCCATCTTTTTCCAGGAGCTGGATATTACAGATGaggcagcactgcaggagctcTTCAGCAAG CACCGTTTCTCAGCTGTGATGCACTTTGCGGGGCTGAAGGCAGTGGGGGAGTCTGTGCAGAAGCCCCTGGAGTACTACAGGGTGAACCTCACCGGGACCATCCGGCTGCTGGAG GCCATGAAAGCCCATGGCGTGAGGAACATCGTGTTCAGCAGCTCTGCCACGGTCTATGGAGACCCCAAGTACCTGCCCCTGGACGAGAACCACCCCGTTGGTGGCTGCACCAACCCCTATGGCAAATCCAAGTACTTCATTGAGGAGATGATTCGAGATCTCTGCAAAGCGGAGAAG GACTGGAACGCTGTTATCCTGCGCTATTTCAACCCTATTGGTGCCCATGAGTCAGGCATGATTGGAGAAGATCCTCAGGGGATCCCGAACAACCTCATGCCTTACGTGGCTCAG GTGGCGGTGGGGCGCCGGGACGTCCTGAGCGTGTTTGGGGATGACTACAACACGGATGATGGAACGG GTGTCAGGGATTACATCCACGTCGTGGATTTGGCCAAGGGCCATATTGCTGCTCTGAAGAAACTCAAAGACAACTGCGGCTGCAAGGTACTGAGAGCGCt ATCTACAATCTGGGCACAGGCACTGGCTATTCTGTCCTCCAGATGGTCCGAGCCATGGAGAAAGCCTCGGGGAGGGAG ATCAAGTACAAGATCACAGGCCGGCGGGAGGGAGATGTGGCCTCCTGCTATGCCAACCCGGCACTGGCTGAGCGTGAGCTGGGCTGGAAAGCTGCTTTTGGCTTGGACAAGATGT GTGAGGACCTGTGGCGATGGCAGCTGCAGAACCCCACGGGCTTCAGCAACAACTGAGCTGGCTCTGGGGCCGCAGGCACGCCTGGCTGCCGCGGGCCCTTGCTGGGCGGCCCTGCCTGTGCCCTCCCGAAGTCCCAGTGAGGTTGTGATGATCTTGGATGAATTTCCAACCCCTCTCTCCCACCCAACTTTTGCATGGGCAGGAGGCCCCTCAGCCTCCTCtttgttcttcctcctttccccaggTCCTCTTCATCTCATAGACCAACCAGAAACACAAGGAAAAGCACATCCAGGGCCTGGCCTTGGCCAAAGGCAGAAAATCCCCTCATGA
- the GALE gene encoding UDP-glucose 4-epimerase isoform X3 — MAEKILVTGGAGYIGSHCVLELVEAGYVPVVIDNFHNAIRGADVLPESLQRVQQIVHQPIFFQELDITDEAALQELFSKHRFSAVMHFAGLKAVGESVQKPLEYYRVNLTGTIRLLEAMKAHGVRNIVFSSSATVYGDPKYLPLDENHPVGGCTNPYGKSKYFIEEMIRDLCKAEKDWNAVILRYFNPIGAHESGMIGEDPQGIPNNLMPYVAQVAVGRRDVLSVFGDDYNTDDGTGVRDYIHVVDLAKGHIAALKKLKDNCGCKIYNLGTGTGYSVLQMVRAMEKASGREIKYKITGRREGDVASCYANPALAERELGWKAAFGLDKMCKSNPPPQPAVLPPAAPFCLVSHPHLSCCR; from the exons ATGGCAGAGAAGATCCTGGTGACTGGTGGAGCTGGTTATATTGGCAGCCACTGTGTGCTGGAGCTGGTGGAGGCCGGCTACGTCCCCGTGGTCATCGACAACTTTCACAACGCCATCCGAG GGGCAGATGTGCTCCCTGAGAGCCTCCAGCGTGTGCAGCAGATCGTGCACCAGCCCATCTTTTTCCAGGAGCTGGATATTACAGATGaggcagcactgcaggagctcTTCAGCAAG CACCGTTTCTCAGCTGTGATGCACTTTGCGGGGCTGAAGGCAGTGGGGGAGTCTGTGCAGAAGCCCCTGGAGTACTACAGGGTGAACCTCACCGGGACCATCCGGCTGCTGGAG GCCATGAAAGCCCATGGCGTGAGGAACATCGTGTTCAGCAGCTCTGCCACGGTCTATGGAGACCCCAAGTACCTGCCCCTGGACGAGAACCACCCCGTTGGTGGCTGCACCAACCCCTATGGCAAATCCAAGTACTTCATTGAGGAGATGATTCGAGATCTCTGCAAAGCGGAGAAG GACTGGAACGCTGTTATCCTGCGCTATTTCAACCCTATTGGTGCCCATGAGTCAGGCATGATTGGAGAAGATCCTCAGGGGATCCCGAACAACCTCATGCCTTACGTGGCTCAG GTGGCGGTGGGGCGCCGGGACGTCCTGAGCGTGTTTGGGGATGACTACAACACGGATGATGGAACGG GTGTCAGGGATTACATCCACGTCGTGGATTTGGCCAAGGGCCATATTGCTGCTCTGAAGAAACTCAAAGACAACTGCGGCTGCAAG ATCTACAATCTGGGCACAGGCACTGGCTATTCTGTCCTCCAGATGGTCCGAGCCATGGAGAAAGCCTCGGGGAGGGAG ATCAAGTACAAGATCACAGGCCGGCGGGAGGGAGATGTGGCCTCCTGCTATGCCAACCCGGCACTGGCTGAGCGTGAGCTGGGCTGGAAAGCTGCTTTTGGCTTGGACAAGATGTGTAAGAGCAACCCCCCTCCTCAGCCAGCCGTGCTACCTCCGGCTGCGCCCTTCTGCCTTGTCTCTCACCCCCATCTTTCCTGTTGCAGGTGA
- the GALE gene encoding UDP-glucose 4-epimerase isoform X2, producing the protein MAEKILVTGGAGYIGSHCVLELVEAGYVPVVIDNFHNAIRGADVLPESLQRVQQIVHQPIFFQELDITDEAALQELFSKHRFSAVMHFAGLKAVGESVQKPLEYYRVNLTGTIRLLEAMKAHGVRNIVFSSSATVYGDPKYLPLDENHPVGGCTNPYGKSKYFIEEMIRDLCKAEKDWNAVILRYFNPIGAHESGMIGEDPQGIPNNLMPYVAQVAVGRRDVLSVFGDDYNTDDGTGVRDYIHVVDLAKGHIAALKKLKDNCGCKVLRALSTIWAQALAILSSRWSEPWRKPRGGRSSTRSQAGGREMWPPAMPTRHWLSVSWAGKLLLAWTRCVRTCGDGSCRTPRASATTELALGPQARLAAAGPCWAALPVPSRSPSEVLFIS; encoded by the exons ATGGCAGAGAAGATCCTGGTGACTGGTGGAGCTGGTTATATTGGCAGCCACTGTGTGCTGGAGCTGGTGGAGGCCGGCTACGTCCCCGTGGTCATCGACAACTTTCACAACGCCATCCGAG GGGCAGATGTGCTCCCTGAGAGCCTCCAGCGTGTGCAGCAGATCGTGCACCAGCCCATCTTTTTCCAGGAGCTGGATATTACAGATGaggcagcactgcaggagctcTTCAGCAAG CACCGTTTCTCAGCTGTGATGCACTTTGCGGGGCTGAAGGCAGTGGGGGAGTCTGTGCAGAAGCCCCTGGAGTACTACAGGGTGAACCTCACCGGGACCATCCGGCTGCTGGAG GCCATGAAAGCCCATGGCGTGAGGAACATCGTGTTCAGCAGCTCTGCCACGGTCTATGGAGACCCCAAGTACCTGCCCCTGGACGAGAACCACCCCGTTGGTGGCTGCACCAACCCCTATGGCAAATCCAAGTACTTCATTGAGGAGATGATTCGAGATCTCTGCAAAGCGGAGAAG GACTGGAACGCTGTTATCCTGCGCTATTTCAACCCTATTGGTGCCCATGAGTCAGGCATGATTGGAGAAGATCCTCAGGGGATCCCGAACAACCTCATGCCTTACGTGGCTCAG GTGGCGGTGGGGCGCCGGGACGTCCTGAGCGTGTTTGGGGATGACTACAACACGGATGATGGAACGG GTGTCAGGGATTACATCCACGTCGTGGATTTGGCCAAGGGCCATATTGCTGCTCTGAAGAAACTCAAAGACAACTGCGGCTGCAAGGTACTGAGAGCGCt ATCTACAATCTGGGCACAGGCACTGGCTATTCTGTCCTCCAGATGGTCCGAGCCATGGAGAAAGCCTCGGGGAGGGAG ATCAAGTACAAGATCACAGGCCGGCGGGAGGGAGATGTGGCCTCCTGCTATGCCAACCCGGCACTGGCTGAGCGTGAGCTGGGCTGGAAAGCTGCTTTTGGCTTGGACAAGATGT GTGAGGACCTGTGGCGATGGCAGCTGCAGAACCCCACGGGCTTCAGCAACAACTGAGCTGGCTCTGGGGCCGCAGGCACGCCTGGCTGCCGCGGGCCCTTGCTGGGCGGCCCTGCCTGTGCCCTCCCGAAGTCCCAGTGAG gTCCTCTTCATCTCATAG
- the GALE gene encoding UDP-glucose 4-epimerase isoform X4, producing the protein MAEKILVTGGAGYIGSHCVLELVEAGYVPVVIDNFHNAIRGADVLPESLQRVQQIVHQPIFFQELDITDEAALQELFSKHRFSAVMHFAGLKAVGESVQKPLEYYRVNLTGTIRLLEAMKAHGVRNIVFSSSATVYGDPKYLPLDENHPVGGCTNPYGKSKYFIEEMIRDLCKAEKDWNAVILRYFNPIGAHESGMIGEDPQGIPNNLMPYVAQVAVGRRDVLSVFGDDYNTDDGTGVRDYIHVVDLAKGHIAALKKLKDNCGCKIYNLGTGTGYSVLQMVRAMEKASGREIKYKITGRREGDVASCYANPALAERELGWKAAFGLDKMCEDLWRWQLQNPTGFSNN; encoded by the exons ATGGCAGAGAAGATCCTGGTGACTGGTGGAGCTGGTTATATTGGCAGCCACTGTGTGCTGGAGCTGGTGGAGGCCGGCTACGTCCCCGTGGTCATCGACAACTTTCACAACGCCATCCGAG GGGCAGATGTGCTCCCTGAGAGCCTCCAGCGTGTGCAGCAGATCGTGCACCAGCCCATCTTTTTCCAGGAGCTGGATATTACAGATGaggcagcactgcaggagctcTTCAGCAAG CACCGTTTCTCAGCTGTGATGCACTTTGCGGGGCTGAAGGCAGTGGGGGAGTCTGTGCAGAAGCCCCTGGAGTACTACAGGGTGAACCTCACCGGGACCATCCGGCTGCTGGAG GCCATGAAAGCCCATGGCGTGAGGAACATCGTGTTCAGCAGCTCTGCCACGGTCTATGGAGACCCCAAGTACCTGCCCCTGGACGAGAACCACCCCGTTGGTGGCTGCACCAACCCCTATGGCAAATCCAAGTACTTCATTGAGGAGATGATTCGAGATCTCTGCAAAGCGGAGAAG GACTGGAACGCTGTTATCCTGCGCTATTTCAACCCTATTGGTGCCCATGAGTCAGGCATGATTGGAGAAGATCCTCAGGGGATCCCGAACAACCTCATGCCTTACGTGGCTCAG GTGGCGGTGGGGCGCCGGGACGTCCTGAGCGTGTTTGGGGATGACTACAACACGGATGATGGAACGG GTGTCAGGGATTACATCCACGTCGTGGATTTGGCCAAGGGCCATATTGCTGCTCTGAAGAAACTCAAAGACAACTGCGGCTGCAAG ATCTACAATCTGGGCACAGGCACTGGCTATTCTGTCCTCCAGATGGTCCGAGCCATGGAGAAAGCCTCGGGGAGGGAG ATCAAGTACAAGATCACAGGCCGGCGGGAGGGAGATGTGGCCTCCTGCTATGCCAACCCGGCACTGGCTGAGCGTGAGCTGGGCTGGAAAGCTGCTTTTGGCTTGGACAAGATGT GTGAGGACCTGTGGCGATGGCAGCTGCAGAACCCCACGGGCTTCAGCAACAACTGA
- the HMGCL gene encoding hydroxymethylglutaryl-CoA lyase, mitochondrial yields MAAARRSLPRWAAAALRPISAAAGAFPKRVKVVEVGPRDGLQNEKNVVPTPVKISLINMLSETGLQVIEATSFVSPKWVPQMADHTEVMQGINKLPGISYPVLTPNLKGFQAAVAAGAKEVSIFGAASELFTKKNINCSIEESLERFDEVMTAARAASIPVRGYVSCVLGCPYEGKISAAKVAEVSKKMYSMGCYEISLGDTIGIGTPGSMKEMLTAVMKEVPVGALAVHCHDTYGQALANILVALQMGVSVVDASVAGLGGCPYAQGASGNVATEDLVYMLNGLGIHTGVDLQKLVDAGTFICNALNRRTNSKVSQATCRL; encoded by the exons atggcggcggcgcggcggtcGCTGCCgcgctgggcggcggcggcgctgcggccg AtcagcgcggcggcgggcgccttCCCGAAGCGCGTCAAGGTGGTGGAGGTGGGGCCGCGCGACGGGCTGCAGAACGAGAAG aaTGTTGTGCCAACACCAGTGAAGATCAGTTTAATCAATATGCTTTCAGAAACCGGGCTGCAGGTTATAGAGGCCACCAGCTTCGTCTCCCCTAAATGGGTTCCGCAG ATGGCTGACCATACTGAAGTTATGCAAGGAATTAATAAGTTGCCTGGTATTAGTTATCCTGTCCTGACTCCTAACCTGAAAGGATTTCAAGCAGCG GTGGCAGCAGGGGCCAAAGAAGTGTCTATCTTTGGAGCAGCATCTGAGCTCTTCACTAAGAAGAATATTAACTGCTCGATAGAAGAGAGCTTAGAGAGATTTGATGAAGTTATGactgcagcaagagcagccagcatTCCAGTGCGGGG cTATGTTTCCTGTGTCCTTGGCTGTCCCTATGAAGGGAAGATTTCTGCAGCTAAAGTTGCAGAG GTCTCCAAGAAGATGTACTCAATGGGGTGTTATGAGATTTCCCTTGGTGACACCATTGGCATTGGGACCCCAGGAAGCATGAAAGAGATGCTGACAGCAGTCATGAAAGAGGTGCCAGTTGGGGCTCTTGCTGTTCACTGCCATGATACTTACGGGCAAGCTCTTGCCAACATCTTGGTAGCACTTCAG ATGGGTGTGAGTGTGGTTGATGCTTCTGTTGCTGGCCTTGGAGGCTGCCCGTATGCCCAAGGAGCATCAGGAAACGTTGCCACGGAGGACTTGGTGTACATGCTGAATGGCCTGGGGATCCACACG GGCGTGGATCTGCAGAAGCTGGTGGATGCAGGTACATTTATTTGCAACGCTCTGAACAGAAGAACCAATTCCAAAGTGTCCCAGGCAACATGTAGGCTGTGA